The following proteins are co-located in the Delphinus delphis chromosome 5, mDelDel1.2, whole genome shotgun sequence genome:
- the AP1AR gene encoding AP-1 complex-associated regulatory protein isoform X2: protein MGNCCWTQCLGLLHKEAGRLQRVGGGGGSKYFRTCSRGEHLTIEFENLVESDEGESPGSNHRPLTEEEIVDLREKHYDSIVEKQKDLDMKIQKEQERQRVLQQYHPSNNGEYQSSEPEDDFESCLRNIKSQYEVFRSSRLSSDATVLTPNTESSCDLMTKTKSTSGNDDSTSLDLEWEDEEGMNRMLPMRERSKTEEDILQAALKYSSRKTGSNPTSASDDSNGLEWENDFVSAEMDDNGNSEYSGFVNPVLELSDSGLKQYDVDQQKR, encoded by the exons ATCCAAGTATTTTAGAACATGCTCAAGAGGTGAGCACTTAACTATAGAG TTTGAGAATCTAGTAGAAAGTGATGAA GGGGAAAGCCCAGGAAGCAATCATAg gcCTCTTACTGAGGAAGAAATTGTTGACCTAAGAGAGAAGCATTATGATTCTATtgttgaaaaacagaaagatcttGATATGAAAATCCAAAAAGAG CAAGAAAGACAGAGAGTTTTGCAGCAATACCATCCTTCAAACAATGGAGAATATCAAAG TTCAGAACCAGAAGATGACTTTGAATCTTGTTTGAGAAATATAAAGTCACAGTATGAAGTATTTCGAAGTAGTA GACTCTCATCAGATGCCACGGTTTTGACACCAAATACAGAAAGCAGTTGTGATTTAATGACCAAAACTAAATCAACTAGTGGAAATGATGACAGCACATCTTTAGATCTAGAATGGGAAGATGAAGaag GAATGAATCGAATGCTTCCAATGAGAGAACGTTCCAAAACAGAGGAAGACATTCTCCAGGCAGCACTTAAGTATAGCAGCAGGAAGACTGGAAGTAATCCTACATCTGCCTCGGATGATTCCAACGGGCTGGAGTGGGAGAATGATTTTGTTAGTGCCGAAATGGATGATAATGGCAATTCTGAGTATTCTGGATTTGTAAATCCTGTATTAGAACTGTCTGATTCTGGCCTAAAGCAATATGATGTGGATCAACAAAAACGGTAG
- the AP1AR gene encoding AP-1 complex-associated regulatory protein isoform X1 yields the protein MGNCCWTQCLGLLHKEAGRLQRVGGGGGSKYFRTCSRGEHLTIEFENLVESDEGESPGSNHRPLTEEEIVDLREKHYDSIVEKQKDLDMKIQKELALQEEKLRLEEEALYAAQREAARAAKQQKLLEQERQRVLQQYHPSNNGEYQSSEPEDDFESCLRNIKSQYEVFRSSRLSSDATVLTPNTESSCDLMTKTKSTSGNDDSTSLDLEWEDEEGMNRMLPMRERSKTEEDILQAALKYSSRKTGSNPTSASDDSNGLEWENDFVSAEMDDNGNSEYSGFVNPVLELSDSGLKQYDVDQQKR from the exons ATCCAAGTATTTTAGAACATGCTCAAGAGGTGAGCACTTAACTATAGAG TTTGAGAATCTAGTAGAAAGTGATGAA GGGGAAAGCCCAGGAAGCAATCATAg gcCTCTTACTGAGGAAGAAATTGTTGACCTAAGAGAGAAGCATTATGATTCTATtgttgaaaaacagaaagatcttGATATGAAAATCCAAAAAGAG TTAGCCTTACAAGAAGAGAAGTTAAGACTAGAAGAAGAAGCTTTATACGCTGCACAGCGTGAAGCAGCCAGGGCAGCAAAGCAGCAAAAGCTCTTGGAG CAAGAAAGACAGAGAGTTTTGCAGCAATACCATCCTTCAAACAATGGAGAATATCAAAG TTCAGAACCAGAAGATGACTTTGAATCTTGTTTGAGAAATATAAAGTCACAGTATGAAGTATTTCGAAGTAGTA GACTCTCATCAGATGCCACGGTTTTGACACCAAATACAGAAAGCAGTTGTGATTTAATGACCAAAACTAAATCAACTAGTGGAAATGATGACAGCACATCTTTAGATCTAGAATGGGAAGATGAAGaag GAATGAATCGAATGCTTCCAATGAGAGAACGTTCCAAAACAGAGGAAGACATTCTCCAGGCAGCACTTAAGTATAGCAGCAGGAAGACTGGAAGTAATCCTACATCTGCCTCGGATGATTCCAACGGGCTGGAGTGGGAGAATGATTTTGTTAGTGCCGAAATGGATGATAATGGCAATTCTGAGTATTCTGGATTTGTAAATCCTGTATTAGAACTGTCTGATTCTGGCCTAAAGCAATATGATGTGGATCAACAAAAACGGTAG
- the TIFA gene encoding TRAF-interacting protein with FHA domain-containing protein A, with translation MSNFEDADTEETVTCLQMTVYHPGHQQNGIFQSIRFFNREKLPSNEVVKFGRNSNTCHYTFKDKQVSRVQFSLQLFKKFDSSVLSFEIKNMSKKTKLIVDNKELGYLNKMDLPHKCLVRFGDYQFLMEKEDGESLQFFEIEFSLSTRPLLQENNWLPQKHIPECGSYSSCSTQNNSPIEMGENEW, from the coding sequence ATGTCCAATTTCGAAGATGCCGACACAGAAGAGACAGTAACTTGTCTCCAGATGACTGTTTACCATCCTGGCCACCAGCAAAATGGAATATTCCAATCAATAAGGTTTTTTAACCGAGAAAAACTCCCCTCCAATGAAGTGGTGAAATTTGGCCGAAATTCCAACACCTGTCATTATACCTTTAAGGACAAACAGGTTTCCCGAGTTCAGTTTTCTTTGCAGCTATTTAAAAAGTTTGATAGCTCAGTTCtctcttttgaaattaaaaatatgagtaaGAAGACCAAACTGATCGTGGACAACAAGGAGCTGGGCTACCTAAATAAAATGGACCTGCCACACAAATGCCTCGTTAGGTTTGGGGACTATCAGTTCCTGATGGAGAAGGAAGATGGAGAGTCATTACAATTTTTTGAGATTGAATTTTCTTTGTCGACAAGACCACTCTTGCAAGAAAACAACTGGCTGCCACAGAAGCACATACCTGAGTGTGGCAGTTATTCATCCTGTTCCACCCAAAACAATTCTCCTATAGAAATGGGTGAAAATGAATGGTAA